A genomic stretch from Anomalospiza imberbis isolate Cuckoo-Finch-1a 21T00152 chromosome 9, ASM3175350v1, whole genome shotgun sequence includes:
- the LRRC8D gene encoding volume-regulated anion channel subunit LRRC8D — MFTLAEVASLSDIQPTYRILKPWWDVFMDYLAVVMLMVAIFAGTMQLTKDQVVCLPVLQSTVNSKVQPDTAGKADFTTVETTTGQEEASMRTVSFAPTVTPDILQSRATSSQYQPTESDQELKKEQKDSSGRKTNLDFQQYVFINQMCYHLALPWYSKYFPYLVLIHTIILIVSSNFWFKYPKTCSKIEHFVSILGKCFESPWTTKALSETACEDSEENKQRLTGAQSLPKYVSTSSDEGSPSASTPMITKSGFKFSADKPMIEIPSVTILDKKDGEQAKALFEKVRKFRAHVEDSDLIYKLYVGQTVIKTVKFIFILCYTANFVNTISFEHICNPKVEHLIGYTQFECTHNMAYMLKKLLISYISLICVYGFICLYTLFWLFRIPLKEYSFEKVREESSFSDIPDVKNDFAFLLHMVDQYDQLYSKRFGVFLSEVSENKLRGISLNHEWTYEKLRQHVSRNAQDKQELHLFMLSGVPDAVFDLTDLDVLKLELIPEAKITAKISQMTNLQELHLYHCPAKVEQTAFSFLRDHLRCLHVKFTDVAEIPAWVYLLKTLRELYLIGNLNSENNKMIGLESLRELRHLKILHVKSNLTKIPPNITDVAPHLTKLVIHNDGTKLVVLNSLKKMTNVAELELQNCELERIPHAIFSLSNLQELDLKSNSIRTIEEIISFQHLKRLTCLKLWHNKIVSIPSSITHIKNLESLYLSNNKLETLPAAVFSLQKLRCLDVSYNSIAVIPVEIGLLQNLQHFHITGNKVDVLPKQLFKCVKLRTLSLGQNCITSIPDKVSQLLQLTYLELKGNCLDRLPATLGQCQLLRKSGLVVEDHLFDTLPSEVKEVLNQDTGIPFANGI, encoded by the coding sequence ATGTTTACCCTTGCAGAAGTTGCATCGCTCAGTGACATCCAGCCAACTTACCGTATCTTGAAACCATGGTGGGATGTATTTATGGATTATCTCGCTGTTGTTATGTTAATGGTTGCCATTTTTGCTGGAACCATGCAGCTGACAAAAGACCAGGTGGTCTGCTTGCCAGTTTTGCAGTCTACTGTAAATTCAAAAGTGCAGCCTGATACAGCAGGGAAGGCTGACTTCACCACTGTTGAAACAACCACTGGTCAAGAAGAAGCGTCAATGAGAACTGTTTCCTTTGCCCCTACTGTAACACCTGACATTCTTCAGAGCAGAGCTACCTCTTCTCAGTATCAACCCACTGAATCAGACCAGGAGCTGAAGAAGGAGCAGAAAGATTCCTCAGGCCGTAAAACAAATTTGGATTTTCAGCAGTATGTATTTATTAACCAGATGTGCTATCATTTGGCTCTTCCTTGGTACTCAAAGTATTTTCCCTATCTTGTTCTCATCCATACTATAATTTTAATAGTCAGTAGTAATTTTTGGTTCAAGTATCCCAAGACCTGCTCAAAAATAGAGCATTTTGTCTCTATACTGGGGAAGTGCTTTGAGTCTCCTTGGACTACAAAAGCGTTGTCTGAAACGGCATGTGAGGACTCTGAGGAGAATAAACAGAGGTTAACTGGTGCCCAGTCCCTGCCCAAGTATGTTTCCACTAGCAGTGATGAAGGAAGCCCAAGTGCTAGCACTCCCATGATAACCAAATCGGGCTTCAAATTTTCAGCCGACAAGCCAATGATCGAGATTCCCAGTGTCACGATTTTAGATAAGAAAGATGGAGAGCAAGCCAAGGCGCTGTTTGAGAAAGTCCGTAAATTCCGGGCTCACGTAGAAGACAGCGATCTGATTTACAAGCTCTATGTTGGCCAGACTGTCATCAAGACTGTCAAGTTCATATTTATTCTCTGCTATACTGCAAACTTTGTCAACACCATCAGTTTTGAACACATCTGCAACCCGAAAGTGGAACACCTGATTGGCTACACACAGTTTGAATGTACACACAATATGGCTTATATGTTGAAGAAGCTGCTTATCAGCTATATTTCCCTCATCTGTGTCTATGGTTTTATCTGCCTCTACACGCTTTTCTGGCTGTTCCGGATACCTTTAAAAGAATACTCTTTTGAAAAGGTCAGAGAAGAGAGTAGCTTCAGCGATATCCCAGATGTCAAAAACGATTTTGCATTTCTCTTGCACATGGTAGATCAGTATGACCAGCTGTATTCAAAGCGATTTGGTGTCTTTTTGTCAGAGGTAAGCGAGAACAAACTGCGTGGGATTAGTTTAAACCACGAATGGACTTATGAAAAGCTTCGGCAGCACGTCTCCCGCAATGCCCAGGACAAGCAGGAGTTGCATCTCTTCATGCTGTCGGGAGTCCCCGATGCAGTGTTTGATCTGACGGATCTGGATGTGTTGAAACTGGAGCTGATTCCTGAAGCAAAAATTACAGCCAAAATTTCCCAGATGACAAATCTTCAGGAGCTTCATCTGTACCACTGCCCTGCGAAGGTCGAGCAGACTGCCTTCAGCTTCCTCCGGGACCACTTGAGATGCCTTCATGTGAAATTCACAGATGTTGCAGAAATTCCTGCGTGGGTGTATTTGCTCAAAACCCTCCGTGAATTGTATTTGATAGGCAACTTGAActctgaaaataataaaatgataGGGCTTGAATCTCTTAGAGAGTTGAGACACCTTAAAATTCTCCACGTGAAGAGCAATTTGaccaaaattccccccaataTCACAGATGTAGCACCGCATCTGACAAAACTAGTCATTCATAATGATGGCACTAAGCTTGTGGTACTCAATAGCCTTAAGAAAATGACAAATGTTGCAGAGTTGGAACTGCAGAACTGTGAACTGGAGAGAATTCCCCATGCTATCTTCAGTCTCTCTAACTTACAGGAACTGGATTTAAAGTCAAATAGCATACGCACAATTGAAGAAATTATCAGTTTCCAGCATTTAAAAAGATTGACTTGTTTAAAGCTGTGGCACAATAAAATAGTCAGCATTCCTTCATCCATTACTCACATAAAGAATTTGGAGTCTCTTTATCTCTCCAATAACAAACTTGAAACCTTACCTGCCGCAGTGTTCAGTTTACAGAAACTTCGGTGTTTGGATGTAAGCTACAACTCAATTGCGGTGATTCCAGTGGAAATAGGTTTGCTTCAAAATCTTCAGCATTTTCACATCACAGGAAACAAAGTCGACGTTTTGCCAAAACAGTTGTTTAAATGTGTTAAATTGAGGACTTTGAGTCTGGGACAAAACTGTATTACCTCAATCCCAGATAAAGTAAGTCAGCTGTTGCAGCTGACTTACCTGGAACTGAAGGGAAACTGCTTGGACCGTCTGCCAGCTACGCTGGGGCAGTGTCAGCTTCTCAGGAAAAGTGGGCTTGTAGTGGAAGATCACCTCTTTGACACTTTACCCTCAGAAGTTAAAGAGGTGTTGAATCAAGACACAGGCATTCCCTTTGCTAATGGGATTTAG